From the genome of Virgibacillus siamensis, one region includes:
- a CDS encoding isoprenyl transferase, which yields MSFKFPFFKNKQNIKDDHFASDNIPNHVAIIMDGNGRWAKKRGLPRIAGHKEGMDVVKKIVRAASKCNVKILTLYAFSTENWKRPKSEVEYLMKLPKEFLHIYLPEMMENNVRIETIGDFDALPDHTRKAVQYAKDQTKGNDGLLLNFALNYGSRFEIMRAVKQLMADIDSSELSMDTVDENTFSEYLYTKGLSDPDLLIRTSGEQRLSNFLLWQVAYSEFWFTDVLWPDFSEEIFKTALQDYQQRKRRYGGI from the coding sequence ATGTCATTTAAATTTCCCTTTTTTAAAAATAAACAAAACATAAAAGACGACCATTTCGCTTCGGATAATATCCCGAATCATGTTGCTATAATCATGGACGGAAACGGCCGTTGGGCGAAAAAACGAGGTCTCCCGCGGATTGCCGGACATAAGGAAGGTATGGATGTAGTTAAAAAGATTGTAAGAGCTGCCAGTAAATGCAATGTTAAAATACTTACGCTTTATGCTTTTTCCACAGAAAATTGGAAGCGTCCAAAGTCTGAGGTGGAGTACCTGATGAAGCTTCCAAAAGAATTTTTACATATTTATCTGCCTGAAATGATGGAGAATAATGTAAGAATCGAAACAATTGGAGATTTCGATGCACTTCCCGATCATACTAGAAAAGCAGTCCAGTATGCGAAAGATCAGACGAAAGGTAATGATGGATTATTATTAAATTTTGCTTTAAACTATGGTAGTAGGTTTGAAATTATGCGGGCCGTAAAACAGCTAATGGCTGATATTGATTCCTCTGAACTATCGATGGATACCGTAGATGAAAATACATTTTCGGAATACTTGTATACGAAAGGATTATCCGATCCTGATTTATTAATCCGAACAAGCGGTGAACAGCGGTTGAGTAACTTTTTGTTGTGGCAGGTTGCCTATTCGGAGTTCTGGTTCACAGATGTGTTATGGCCGGATTTCTCAGAGGAAATTTTCAAAACAGCCCTCCAGGACTATCAGCAGAGAAAGCGACGCTACGGAGGTATTTAA
- a CDS encoding phosphatidate cytidylyltransferase — protein sequence MKQRTITAILAFIIFIPFVIFGGMYFKLFVYFLATVGLIELMRMRDISKYSVPSFLAVILLWLVLLPEETATDIVPVVWFTKSEIIMLFVLILLSYTVLVKNKFTFDDAGFILLATIYIGMGFYYLLATRNGVEIQGLINIFYVLIIIWVTDTGAYFAGRAFGKKKLWPMISPNKTIEGAIGGVVAACITGVVFQLIVPLSSMIGVIIVTILVSIFGQIGDLVESAFKRHYGVKDSGDLLPGHGGILDRLDSLLFVLPILHFINFF from the coding sequence ATGAAACAACGCACTATAACAGCAATCTTAGCATTCATCATTTTCATTCCATTTGTCATATTTGGCGGAATGTATTTTAAGTTGTTTGTTTACTTTCTTGCAACTGTTGGACTCATTGAATTAATGAGAATGCGCGATATCAGTAAATATTCAGTACCATCATTTCTTGCCGTCATTCTGCTTTGGTTAGTCCTTTTGCCGGAAGAAACTGCAACGGATATTGTTCCGGTGGTTTGGTTTACAAAATCCGAAATCATTATGCTGTTTGTACTGATTCTGCTGTCATATACAGTACTTGTTAAGAATAAATTTACTTTTGACGATGCAGGCTTTATATTGCTTGCGACTATTTATATTGGTATGGGTTTTTATTATTTGCTGGCAACACGTAATGGCGTTGAAATTCAAGGTCTTATCAATATTTTTTATGTTCTTATTATTATCTGGGTAACAGATACTGGTGCCTATTTTGCTGGACGGGCATTCGGAAAGAAGAAGCTGTGGCCGATGATCAGCCCGAACAAAACGATTGAAGGGGCAATCGGCGGTGTTGTGGCAGCCTGCATTACCGGGGTGGTTTTTCAACTGATTGTACCACTTTCCTCTATGATCGGTGTCATCATAGTTACGATACTTGTTTCTATTTTTGGACAAATCGGCGATCTGGTGGAATCCGCATTTAAGCGTCACTATGGTGTGAAGGATTCCGGCGATTTACTTCCGGGCCATGGTGGAATTCTGGATCGGCTCGATAGTTTATTGTTTGTGCTGCCGATATTACACTTTATCAATTTCTTTTAA